The following nucleotide sequence is from Sphingomonas telluris.
GAACTGCCGCGAATGGCGACGGATGACGTCGTGGCGGAGACGGAGGGATTCGAACCCTCGGTACGGGAATCCCCCGTACGGCGGTTTAGCAAACCGCTGGTTTCAGCCACTCACCCACGTCTCCGGAAGCGGCGCTAGCGGCGCGGCTATATAGGGCGCTTCGCGAAGCTTCAACCGCTTGCCGCTCTCAGTTCGGCTTAGGCGCCAAACTACGCCGTAGCGCGAATCTCGAGGCGCATATCGAGTTCCATCGCCTCTCCGGGTTCGAGAATCCTCAGCCCCAGCATCGCCCAGTCGCCTTCCGGCGCGTTGAGCGCGGCGTTCGCGTGGCTCACCGGCTCTGCAACGAAGATTCCGCCGGTCGGCGGCGAGTAAACCTGGAAGAAGCGGGCCTGCGGAGAGCTCATCTGAACCTCGAACGGCCAGGACGGATCGGTGATCAGCGCCTCGCCGCACCATCCGCCCCAGCCGTTGTCGAGATCCTGCCCGCAGATCAGCCGGTCCGTCAGATCGTATCGGCCGGTAGCGGGCACTTGCGCAACGGGGAGCACCCTTTCGTCGATCGTCCAGACATGGCTCGCCTGCGTGAGTAGCCGCGTCTGCGACGTGCAGAAGAAGTAGGGGTGATGGCCCAGCCCGCACGGCATCGGCCTGTCCGAGACATTGCGGCAGGTCAGTCGCGCATCGAGCACCGGCCCGTCGAGCCGAAACTCCTGCGTCGCTTCGTAGGCCCAGGGCCATTCCGCGGGCTCGTGACGGTAGCTGAGCGTGGCCGATCCTTCGTCAGCCCGGTCGACCGACCATGGGTTGAGCCAGCCGTCGCCATGAAGCGGGCTAGGGTCGCCGGCCATGTTGGGCGAAAGGGTAACCTGCTGGCCGCGAAAGGAAAACGTGCCGCCCCGAATTCGGTTAACGAAGGGCACGAGCGGAAAACTCCCCGCCTCGAGGACGTTTTCCAGCTGACTGTGGCCCTCGCGCAATATTGGGGTTTGGCCCGATGGGCCTTTGTAGCGGAAATGCGAAATTGCGCCGCCAATTGAAGGACTAAGCCCAAGTTCGAGGTCCGTCGAATTCAGGATCAGCAGGTCTGAGGACATGGCAATCTAAACCTAACCCAAAGAAAACATTCACAGAGCGGCAACTTCGTTGGGGATAAATCCGCATCAAATGTTGCGCCGCAATTCAGGCAAACGGTAATTGAGGCCCCGGGGTCCGGGGAGAGGAAAATGGGTAGACGCGTCAAGGACTTTATCGAGATCAGCGAGTACACCTCGCTCGATCAGCTGATCAACACGCTCACGGCCATCCGCGACAATCTTCCGCCGGAATCCGATCCTGAGCTTCGCATGAAAGGCGACGATGTGTTCGGCCGTCGTCTTTCCGTCAGCTACTTCCGCGAGCTGACGCCCGAGGAGGCCGAGTGCGAGCAGCGCTATTCAAGCACGACGTTGCCGGCACCGGATCCGGAGATCGAGAAGCTGCGCGGCAAGCTCGACGACGTCGAGTTCGAACGCGAGGACCATGTCGCCAAGCGCCGGATTCGCCGCGTAGCCTGAGCACCCGGGCGTGACCACAGCGCCGGCTCACCACTCCGCGAAACTGCCGTCCTTCGTACGGAAGATGGGATTGCGCCATCGATGGCGGTCCTTGTCGGCTTCGCGCACCGCGGCCTCGTCAATGTCGACTCCCAGGCCCGGACCTTCGGGAACTGGCAGGTAGCCGTCGATCGGCGTCAGCGCTTCCTTGTTCGTGCAGAAGTTCAGGAGATCGTGCCCGCCGGTATTGTAGTGGATGCCGAGGCTGATCTCCTGGATCGCATGGTTCGGCGTGCACGCTGCTATCTGCAGGCATGCGCCCAGCGCCAGCGGACCGAGCGGGCAGTGCGGCGCGACGGCGATGTCGTATGCCTCCGCCATCGCAGCGATTTTGCGCACTTCTAGAATCCCGCCCGCGTGGCTGAGGTCGGGCTGGATGATGTCTACGGCCCGCGATTCGAAGAAGGGTTTGAAGTCCCAACGGCTGTAGAGCCGCTCCCCGAGCGCAATCGGCGTCGCCGTATGGGCTGCGATTTCCGCCAGGCCTTCGGGATTTTCCGAGAGCAGAGGCTCTTCGATAAAGAGCAGTCCAAGCGGCTCCAGCGCTTTGGCGAGCTGCTTCGCGAGAGGCCGGTGGACGCGGCCGTGGAAGTCGAGACCGACGTCCATGCCCTGCGCCTGCGCCGCTTCGACGCGCCTCACCACTTCGTCGAACGCCTTGGGCGTGCCTATCCAGTCGAGCTCGGCGGTCGCGTTCATCTTGACCGCGTTGAAGCCCTGCTTCTTCCGGACCTCCGCGGCCTCCGCGATCTCGTGCGGACGATCGCCGCCGATCCACGCGTACGAGCGCACCCGATCGCGGACCTTGCCACCAAGCATCTGCCACGCCGGCAGGCCGAGCGCACGGCCCTTCAGGTCCCACAGCGCCTGCTCCAGCCCGGCCAGTGCCGACATCAGCACGGCGCCGCCGCGGTAGAAGCCGCCGCGATAGCCGACCTGCCAGATGTCCTCGATACGGAACGGATCGGCGCCGATGAAGCGGTCGCGAAAGGCGGCGAAGGCGCCGTCCACGGCTTCCGCCCAGCCTTCGAGGCTGGCTTCGCCCCAGCCGAACGAGCCGTCGTCCGACTCCACGCGGACGAACAGCCACCGGGGCGGAGCGTAGAAGGTTTCGATCTTGCCGATCTTCATGCGTAGTCCGCCGAGCTGTTGCGCGCGCCGAGGTCGATCTGTTCCTTGCTCAGGCGACGGCGGGCCGCTTCTTCCTGCTCGCGCGCATGCGCCATGTCGTAATGCGACGGCGGAACGATGGGGACGGTCAGGCAGAGGCTCGAGGCCGGAAGGACCTCGCGCCAGTCGCGGATCAGGCGCTTGTAGGCGCGGCCGACGTTGCGGATGTTGCGGTCGAGGTCGAACAGGCCAAGCGCGTTGACGTTGCCGTTCTGCTCACGAAGCGCGGTATCCCAATCGACCTGGTCGGTCAGCGAGTACCAGGTGAAGCCGACGGTCGGGATGCCGACGTTGCGCAGGCGGAGGACGTTCGCCCATTCCTTCCAGAGCCAGTGCACGGCCTCGTCGCCCACCGGCCCTTCGACCAGGTTCGTCTCCGTGTGCATGATCGGAAGGCGGTAGCGGTTGTAATATTGCCGCGTAATCTCGGTGTAGCCGAACACCTCGCCCGACGCCGTCGTGTGGCCGTTCTCGAACACGCGGTGCTCATTGGTGCGGTAGTAGTCGTTGCCGAGGATGCAGTGCTGCTTCAGCCGGTTGCTCAGGAAGAAGTGGTACTCTTCCCGGGTCATCCCATTATCCATCAGATATTCGTACATGTCGCTGTCGACGCGACGGCCGTAGTTGAGGTCGAGGCTGAGAAAACGGCGGGCGTTCATCAGCTCCGCCCCGTGGATCGCGGCGGGGCTGTCGGCGTGGAAATATTCTGACGATTCTGACTGGATGAAGATCGCGTCCGCGCGATGCTTCAGGATCTCGAGCATCGCCAGGACATTGGCTTTGACGATGTGCTTGAGCGCCGTGACGAACGACTTGTCCGTCTTCATCTGCTCGTTCCACCAGCCGTACTTGGCCGAGAAGATGGCGCAGATGAACATCTCGTTCACCGGCGTGTACAGCTGCACCCAGGGGTAGCGTTCGGCGAACGCCGAGGCGTAGCGCGCGAAGAGCAGCGGAAAATCCGGGTTCTGGAAATTGCCGATCCAATCGGGAACGCCGAAGTGGCAGAGGTCCACGATCGGCGTGATGTCGCGCTTCCTCAGCTCCGCGAAGGTGATGTCCGCGAATTCCCAGTCATACTTGCCGGGCCCTAGGTACGTCTTGTGGATCGGCGGTCCGTAGCGGAGATATTCGATCCCGATATCCTGGACGCAGTCGAAATCGTCCCGCCAGCGTTCGTAGTGCCCGCAGAGCTCCATCTGGTCGACACGGGTCTTTCCATTGTTGATCGTCGGGATGCTGTTTTCGATCCCGGTCGCGAACATGAAGTTTGCGATTGTCCACTCTCCTTGGCCGCCCGCCGGCGGTTACGATTCGCGTTCGCCCCGCGTCCCGATAGCTTCGTGGTCCGAAAAGAAAACCGTGGGAGCTATGTCGCGTTCCCGCGGTTTTTCGCTATCGGGACAAGTTCATGCGCTGGGCAGATGCATTTATCGCGGCCGACTGGGGCACCACGAACCGCCGCGCCTACCTCCTCGATGGCGACGGCAATTGCGTCGACGAGTTCGAGGATGACAAGGGCATCTTGTCCGTCGGCAAGGATGGCTTCGGCAAGGATGGCTTCGGCAAGGATGGCTTCGGCAAGGCCGTGGGCCAGATTCGCGAGCGCCTTGGCGACAAGCCATTGCTGCTCGCGGGGATGGTCGGATCCAACCGTGGCTGGATCGAGGCTCCGTACGTCCCATGCCCAGCGGGTCTCGACGACCTGACGGCCGCCCTGGTCTGGCCGGAGGAAGGCCGCACCGCGATCGTGCCAGGCGTTTCCTTAGTGGATCCGGATGAAGCCGATGTCATGCGCGGCGAAGAGGTCCAGCTGCTCGGCGCGTTCGCCGCGGGACTGGTCTCACCCGATGCGCTGGTCTGCCACCCGGGCACCCACAACAAATGGGCGCGGCTTCTGGGCGGCAAGATCGCGCGTTTCATGACCGTGATGACGGGCGAGCTGTTCAATCTCCTCAAGGGGCACAGCATCCTGTCCGACCTGCTTTCGAGGCCGGTCGAACCCGACGAGGCCTTCGCGCACGGGGTTCGCCACGCCTTGGCCAACGATTGCCTGACCGCCGAATTGTTCAAGATCCGCGCGCGGGTCCTTCTAGGGCAGGCAAATGCCGAGGATGCATCGTCGTACGGAAGCGGGCTGCTGATCGGTACCGATGTCCGGACAGGCCTTCGTGAGGGCTCCGACAGCGAGATCGTCGTAATGGGCCGTCCTGAGCTGACGCGGCTTTATGCCGAGGCGCTGCGCATTGCAGGCCGACAGCCGCGTGAGGTCGATGGCGAGAGGGCATTCCTGGCGGGGGCAAGAAAGATCGTGGAGCTGATCGATGAGCGCAGCTGAAGACTTCCGTCGCTACTTCGCCGAATGCCCGCTCGTCGCGATCATCCGCGGCGTCACCCCGGTAGATGCGGAGGCGATTGCGGGAGCGCTCTACGAGGGCGGTATCCGAATCATCGAGGTTCCGCTCAATTCGCCCGATCCCTTCGAGAGCATCCGGATCATCTCGCAAGCCTACGGCGATCGCGCCCTCGTTGGCGCGGGTACGGTGCTTGACGCAGCGGACGTTCCAAGGGTCGCGGAGGCCGGCGGGCGGCTCGTGGTGTCCCCCAACACCAGCGCCCCCGTCATCGAAGCGACGGTGGCCGCAGGAATGGTGTCCTCACCGGGTTATTTCACCCCGTCGGAGGCGTTCGCCGCCATCCGCGCCGGAGCGCAATCGATCAAGCTATTCCCCGCCGAGGCAGCGTCTCCCGCCGTCGTGAAGGCGCAGAAGGCGGTGCTTCCCAAGGACGTGCCGCTCATCGTCGTCGGCGGAGTCACGCCCGAATCCGTGCCCGAATGGCTGGCCGCAGGAGCCGACGGCTTCGGTCTAGGAGGTGGGCTCTACAAGCCCGGCCAGGACGCCGCAGCCACTCTCGAAAAGGCCCGCGCTTACGTCACTGCAGTGAGAGGCTGATGAAACCGATCAAGATCGCCATTATCGGGTACGGCAAGATTGCCGCCGACCAGCACGTCCCGTCCCTAGCCGGCAATCCGCGCTTCGAATTGGTCGCCACGTCGAGCCGCTCCGGACAGGGGGTCGAACCGATCTTTGTCGACTGGCGCGAGCTGCTGGACAAGGCCGAGGGCCTCGAGGCGGTCGCCATCACCACGCCACCGTCGGTCCGCCACGAGATCGCTGCCACCTGCATCGAGAAGGGGCTGCACGTCCTCCTGGAAAAGCCGCCTGCAGTCACGCTCAGCGAGATCGACGATCTGGCCTCGCTGGCGGAAGCTAAAGGCGTGACGCTCTATGCAACCTGGCACTCACGGCACAATCCGTCGGTGCCGGTCGCCGCCGAGGCACTCGCCGGCAAGCGGATCGCGAGCATGCAGATCAGTTGGCAAGAAGACGTCCACAAGTGGCATCCCGGCCAGCAGTGGATTTGGGAGGCCGGCGGGTTCGGTGTGTTCGATCCCGGCATCAACGCCTTCTCCATCGTCACCGCCATCTTCCCGGGTGCGCTGTTCGTTCGCTCGGCGGACCTAAGCGTCCCGTCCAACGCTCAGACGCCCATTGCCGCAGAAATCGACTTTGCGAGTGAGGTTGCCGACGGGGCTCTCCACGCCAGCCTCGATTTCCGCCGCACCGAGGGCGAGGAATGGACGATCGACATCCGCACAAGCGACGGGCGGACGGTCTTGCTGGAGGACGGCGGAGCCCGGCTGTTCATCGACGGCGAGGAGCAAAATCTCGCAGGAGCGGGCGAATATCCGGATATTTATCGCGAATTCGTGGACCTGATCGACGAGCGCAGGAGTTCCGTTGATGTCCGACCACTGCGCTTGGTCGCAGACTGCTACCTGACCGCGAGCCAGCGAAAGGTCGAGCCCATTACGATGTAGGTTATGACATTCGTGAATAACCCCTGTTATAAGACATACCGCAGGCGTAATGACCTGCGTGTGAGTCGATGGGGCACCAGTTGAAAATGCTCGATTCCGTAGCCGAGCTAAATCCGCTCGAAGAGGCTTTTGCGGGCAATCTCCTGCTGAAGACCGTTTCTCAGGAAATCCGCGAACTCCTTCTGGCCGTCGGTGAACGGGTCGAGCTTCCGGTCGGCGAGCGCGTGCAGACGCGCGGGCAGGACGTTGAATGGAGCTACTTCCCGTTCGGGTCGACCATGATCTCACTGGTCGTCCAGCTGTCGGATGGTCGTTCCATTGAAGTCGCTTCGATCGGCCGTGAAGGGGCGGTCGGGGGAATCATCAGCTGCGGTCACGCACCGGCGTTCGGCGATGCGCGAGTCCAGGTTTCCGGCTCTGCGATGCGCGTGCCCATGGAAGCCATCGAGCGGGCGAAGCGGCAGTCGGGGTTCATCTCCAACATCTTCTGCCGCTACTCGGACTACCTCCTCGCGCAGGTTCAACAGTCGGCTGCCTGCAACGCGTTGCACCCCATCAACCAGCGTGCCGCGCGATGGCTGCTGACCGCGCAGGATCGCGCAGGCGATCGGATCGAACTGACGCAGGAAGCACTTGCGGGACTGCTAGGGGTCCAGCGGACGACCCTGAACGCGGTCGTCAGGACGTTGCAGGATGAGGGACTGATCACGATCAAGCGTGGCCGCATCATCGTGCTCGACCGTCGCGGCCTCGAACGGAACGCCTGCGAATGTTACGCAGCTGTCGAGAAACATTTCGCTGCGGTGATCGGCGAGTCCGGTTCAGGCAATAGCGGGTAAATGCGACTGAGTTAGTCGACGAAAGTCCAGCGCAGCTCCGAGCCCGCGTGAAATGGCGTCAGATCGATGTCCCCAACGCCCAAGCGATCGGGCACGTCATTCGCTTCCCGGTTAAGCGTCACTGTCCCCTCGTTCAGCGGCAGGCCGTAGAAGCGAGCGCCATGCTCGGACGCGAAGCCCTCCAGCTTGTCCAGCGCGCCCTCCTCCTCGAACACCTCCACGTAACTTTCGAGAGCGTACGGCGCGTTGAAGATCCCCGCGCATCCGCACGCGGATTCCTTCGCGTGACGTGGATGGGGAGCGCTGTCCGTGCCGAGGAAGAATTTGGGTGAGCCGGAGGTCGCGGCCGCGCGAACCGCAAGCCGATGCTTCTCCCGCTTCACGACCGGCAGACAGTAGGCGTGCGGCCTGAGCCCGCCGTGAAAGAGCGCGTTACGGTTGAGGTGAAGGTGCTGCGGAGTGATGGTCGCCGCGACATTCTCGGACGCATCCCGGACGAACTGAGCGGCTTCGGCCGTCGTGATGTGCTCGAGCACGATCTTGAGGTTCGGGAAGTCCCTCACCAACCCGGTCAGGATGCGGTCGATGAAGACCGACTCTCGGTCGAACACGTCCACGTCGGGGTCGGTGACCTCGCCATGGATGCACAGCACCATGCCGATCGTCTGCATCCGCTCAAGCGCTGGATAGATATTGCGAAGGTCCGTCACTCCGAAGGCGGAGTTGGTGGTCGCGTTGGCGGGATAAAGCTTCGCCGCTGTCCAGACATTGTCATTGAAGCCATGGTCGATGACCTCGGCGTCCGCGTCGTCCGTCAGGTAATAGGTCAGGAGTGGCGTGAACTCCCGGCCCGCCGCGTCCCAAATCCGCTCGCGATAATCGACGGCGGCTCCGAGTGTGGTGATGGGCGGGACAAGGTTCGGCATCACGATCGCCCGCGCGAACTGCCGGGCGGTGAATGGAGCGACCACGCGCAGCATGTCGCCGTCGCGCAGGTGAACGTGCCAATCGTCGGGGCGGCGGATGGTGAGGCTTTGCATCGTCACTGCGGGCTCCCTAACTGAAGCCCATGCCCGCGACCACCCTCACCGACCGCGCCCTCATCCGCCTCTCCGGCGATGACGTTCGCGGTTTCCTGCAAGGCCTAGTCACCAGTGACGTCGCCGCCGATTTGCCGGTGTGGACGGGGCTGCTGACGCCGCAGGGTAAGTGCCTGTTCGACTTCCTCGTCTGGGCCGATGGCGACGACCTGCTGCTCGACTGCGAGGCGAAGGCGGCCGACGACCTCGTAAAGCGGCTGACGGTGTACCGCTTGCGCCGTCCGATCCGCATCGAGCCCGATCCGTCACTGGCCATGCATTGGTCCCTGGATGACAACGAAGGCGTTCCCGATCCGAGGTTGCAAAACCTCGGCCGCCGCTGGCTTGCCTCGCAAGGCGAGCCTGCATCGGGATGGCTGGAGCATCGCCTCCGCCTCGGCGTCTGCGAAGGGCGGGCGGAGCTAGGCGACATCCTCTGGCTCGAATGCAACGCCGCCGAGCTGAACGGCGTCAGCTTCACCAAGGGCTGCTTCGTCGGGCAGGAAAACACGGCTCGCATGAATTGGCGGCAAAAGGTAAATCGCCGTCTAGTGGTCGTGCCCGCCACCGAAGCAGGTCCCCGCACCCGCGTGTTTTACGAGAACCTCGGGCTAGCCGTGGAGCATCGCCGGGTAGAGGACCTCGGCGATGCGATCATTCCGCCGTGGCTCGACCTCGCCGCCACAGCCGACTGAAGGCGATGGCGCC
It contains:
- a CDS encoding aldose 1-epimerase, whose protein sequence is MSSDLLILNSTDLELGLSPSIGGAISHFRYKGPSGQTPILREGHSQLENVLEAGSFPLVPFVNRIRGGTFSFRGQQVTLSPNMAGDPSPLHGDGWLNPWSVDRADEGSATLSYRHEPAEWPWAYEATQEFRLDGPVLDARLTCRNVSDRPMPCGLGHHPYFFCTSQTRLLTQASHVWTIDERVLPVAQVPATGRYDLTDRLICGQDLDNGWGGWCGEALITDPSWPFEVQMSSPQARFFQVYSPPTGGIFVAEPVSHANAALNAPEGDWAMLGLRILEPGEAMELDMRLEIRATA
- the dgoD gene encoding galactonate dehydratase — translated: MKIGKIETFYAPPRWLFVRVESDDGSFGWGEASLEGWAEAVDGAFAAFRDRFIGADPFRIEDIWQVGYRGGFYRGGAVLMSALAGLEQALWDLKGRALGLPAWQMLGGKVRDRVRSYAWIGGDRPHEIAEAAEVRKKQGFNAVKMNATAELDWIGTPKAFDEVVRRVEAAQAQGMDVGLDFHGRVHRPLAKQLAKALEPLGLLFIEEPLLSENPEGLAEIAAHTATPIALGERLYSRWDFKPFFESRAVDIIQPDLSHAGGILEVRKIAAMAEAYDIAVAPHCPLGPLALGACLQIAACTPNHAIQEISLGIHYNTGGHDLLNFCTNKEALTPIDGYLPVPEGPGLGVDIDEAAVREADKDRHRWRNPIFRTKDGSFAEW
- a CDS encoding family 1 glycosylhydrolase produces the protein MFATGIENSIPTINNGKTRVDQMELCGHYERWRDDFDCVQDIGIEYLRYGPPIHKTYLGPGKYDWEFADITFAELRKRDITPIVDLCHFGVPDWIGNFQNPDFPLLFARYASAFAERYPWVQLYTPVNEMFICAIFSAKYGWWNEQMKTDKSFVTALKHIVKANVLAMLEILKHRADAIFIQSESSEYFHADSPAAIHGAELMNARRFLSLDLNYGRRVDSDMYEYLMDNGMTREEYHFFLSNRLKQHCILGNDYYRTNEHRVFENGHTTASGEVFGYTEITRQYYNRYRLPIMHTETNLVEGPVGDEAVHWLWKEWANVLRLRNVGIPTVGFTWYSLTDQVDWDTALREQNGNVNALGLFDLDRNIRNVGRAYKRLIRDWREVLPASSLCLTVPIVPPSHYDMAHAREQEEAARRRLSKEQIDLGARNSSADYA
- a CDS encoding 2-dehydro-3-deoxygalactonokinase, whose amino-acid sequence is MRWADAFIAADWGTTNRRAYLLDGDGNCVDEFEDDKGILSVGKDGFGKDGFGKDGFGKAVGQIRERLGDKPLLLAGMVGSNRGWIEAPYVPCPAGLDDLTAALVWPEEGRTAIVPGVSLVDPDEADVMRGEEVQLLGAFAAGLVSPDALVCHPGTHNKWARLLGGKIARFMTVMTGELFNLLKGHSILSDLLSRPVEPDEAFAHGVRHALANDCLTAELFKIRARVLLGQANAEDASSYGSGLLIGTDVRTGLREGSDSEIVVMGRPELTRLYAEALRIAGRQPREVDGERAFLAGARKIVELIDERS
- a CDS encoding 2-dehydro-3-deoxy-6-phosphogalactonate aldolase, which encodes MSAAEDFRRYFAECPLVAIIRGVTPVDAEAIAGALYEGGIRIIEVPLNSPDPFESIRIISQAYGDRALVGAGTVLDAADVPRVAEAGGRLVVSPNTSAPVIEATVAAGMVSSPGYFTPSEAFAAIRAGAQSIKLFPAEAASPAVVKAQKAVLPKDVPLIVVGGVTPESVPEWLAAGADGFGLGGGLYKPGQDAAATLEKARAYVTAVRG
- a CDS encoding Gfo/Idh/MocA family protein — protein: MKPIKIAIIGYGKIAADQHVPSLAGNPRFELVATSSRSGQGVEPIFVDWRELLDKAEGLEAVAITTPPSVRHEIAATCIEKGLHVLLEKPPAVTLSEIDDLASLAEAKGVTLYATWHSRHNPSVPVAAEALAGKRIASMQISWQEDVHKWHPGQQWIWEAGGFGVFDPGINAFSIVTAIFPGALFVRSADLSVPSNAQTPIAAEIDFASEVADGALHASLDFRRTEGEEWTIDIRTSDGRTVLLEDGGARLFIDGEEQNLAGAGEYPDIYREFVDLIDERRSSVDVRPLRLVADCYLTASQRKVEPITM
- a CDS encoding Crp/Fnr family transcriptional regulator, which gives rise to MLDSVAELNPLEEAFAGNLLLKTVSQEIRELLLAVGERVELPVGERVQTRGQDVEWSYFPFGSTMISLVVQLSDGRSIEVASIGREGAVGGIISCGHAPAFGDARVQVSGSAMRVPMEAIERAKRQSGFISNIFCRYSDYLLAQVQQSAACNALHPINQRAARWLLTAQDRAGDRIELTQEALAGLLGVQRTTLNAVVRTLQDEGLITIKRGRIIVLDRRGLERNACECYAAVEKHFAAVIGESGSGNSG
- the pyrC gene encoding dihydroorotase, translating into MQSLTIRRPDDWHVHLRDGDMLRVVAPFTARQFARAIVMPNLVPPITTLGAAVDYRERIWDAAGREFTPLLTYYLTDDADAEVIDHGFNDNVWTAAKLYPANATTNSAFGVTDLRNIYPALERMQTIGMVLCIHGEVTDPDVDVFDRESVFIDRILTGLVRDFPNLKIVLEHITTAEAAQFVRDASENVAATITPQHLHLNRNALFHGGLRPHAYCLPVVKREKHRLAVRAAATSGSPKFFLGTDSAPHPRHAKESACGCAGIFNAPYALESYVEVFEEEGALDKLEGFASEHGARFYGLPLNEGTVTLNREANDVPDRLGVGDIDLTPFHAGSELRWTFVD
- the ygfZ gene encoding CAF17-like 4Fe-4S cluster assembly/insertion protein YgfZ; amino-acid sequence: MPATTLTDRALIRLSGDDVRGFLQGLVTSDVAADLPVWTGLLTPQGKCLFDFLVWADGDDLLLDCEAKAADDLVKRLTVYRLRRPIRIEPDPSLAMHWSLDDNEGVPDPRLQNLGRRWLASQGEPASGWLEHRLRLGVCEGRAELGDILWLECNAAELNGVSFTKGCFVGQENTARMNWRQKVNRRLVVVPATEAGPRTRVFYENLGLAVEHRRVEDLGDAIIPPWLDLAATAD